Within the Garra rufa chromosome 16, GarRuf1.0, whole genome shotgun sequence genome, the region GTACAGTCATTCTGTTTGTACTACAAGAATTAGAAGTTAATAATCTGTGGAACCTCTTGCATATCTACATCTGTCTTTTAAAGGCCACTATTGTTTCTAAACCTAGTGATGCTGGACACAAGTCATGTTCTTTTGCCAATAGGTATGTTTATGCAATTTTAAGACATAGTTTTGAATGCGCAGTGTTTAATTTGTGTCTCATTGCAGATGGTTTGCAGCTGATGGGAACCAGCAGGTTTGTGGTCATTGTGACTCAACATGGTCCTGATAGTGGTAGATAGCTGCTTTCAAAATTTGCTTTTGATGCTTCAAGTGCTGTACTGGACCTAGGTGTTTGCTTTTCCAGGTGCAAAGCCTCACTTGGTCCCCTAATGGTTCAAGAGCAATGAAAGACTTctggttttcaataaatttgttAAACCTGTTCTCGTTTCCAGTTTGTTTTTTCTCATTTGCTAATAGATAAACTCTCCAGGTCCGGAGGAGACTCAAGTGTAATCAATTAAGCTGAAAGGGGAGGAGCCATCCTAATTCAAAGCTGTATAAAAGGCAAAGTCAAGCACTGGTGAGTATTAGGGCATTGCTTCCAAGTTTGTTAGGATGGCATTCCTGCAAGGTGTGTTAGTGCTGGCTGTGATTGTTGTATTTGATCTGAGCAATGCACAGGGAAGTTTGACGTACCGTCAAAGTCCAAGGAGCATGAGCTCAGAATCACATCTGGCTTCCGGAGGTCCTGCTGTTTCTCCTCGAGGACTCTGGAACCCTATGGGAATGACCTCTGCCTTGCAGAGTCCTTTTGGAGTTCAGGAGAAGCAGCTGATGCAGGGTCCAGTCAAGCCTCTGGATTGGAGGTTTCCAGTTGTTCCAGAGGTTCAGAGTGAGTTGGCAGTGGATTTCCAGATCAGGCAACCTGTGACTCCCAGTAGCGTAGCTGTTCAATGCAGTGAGAGTAGTGTTCATGTGGAGGTACAGCAGGACTTGTTTAGCAATGGTCACCTCATCCAGCCATCTGATTTGTCTTTGGGAGGGTGTTCTGTTGTCGGTCAGGTTCCAGGATCTAGGGTGCTCTTCTTTGAGTATGAACTACAGAACTGCAACAGTGTGCTGATGGTAAGAACTTGTGACTCTATGAATGTCCATTAAACCCTTAAATGTAGATTTCTTCACTCTGAGTTTGGttctttaagaactgttcactgaaaggttccttGGAACCCAAAATGAGTATTCTGTGGCATAACCTCAAGAGCATGGCTGAGTTGAATGCTCTTGGTAACAACTTCCATCTCTTACAGGTAACTGAGGATGAGCTTGTCTACACGTTCTCTCTTACCTACGCTCCTGAGGCACTTGCTGGCACTCCAATTACCCGTGCCGATGGCGCGATTGTTGGCGTTCAATGCCACTATCAAAGGTAAGTGACCCTTTAAGTGACTGTTGCCTCTTGCCTTGTTGCAACTGTAAGACAATTAATTGTGTCTTGAACTGCAGGCTTCAAAATGTAAGCAGCGATGCCTTGGTTCCAACTTGGGTTCCTTATGCCTCAAAAGAGGTTGGTGAAGATGTCTTGCTCTTCTCCTTGAAGATCATGTTGGGTAGGTGCAGTTTCTTTGGACCTTGTGCATGTGGCTTTGCCTAAACTCTGTTGTTCTTGCAGACGACTGGTCCTATGAGAGGCCTTCAAACTATTACTTCCTGGGTAATGTCTTCAATATTGAGGCGTCTGTGAAGGTGTACAATCATGTGCCTCTGCGTGTGTTTGTGGACAGCTGTGTGGCTACCCAAGTACCTGATGTGAACTCCCTTCCGAGATATGCCTTCATTGATAATCATGGGTAAGTTGAACTCTTGGTATTGAGTTGCTCATTGTAGCAACTTTGTCCTAATTGATAACTAGGGTCAACTCTATAGCGTAATGCATCTTGTAATGATTTGTCACTGAGTACATCGCAAAGCCTTGGCACTTGATGCTCTAAAGCGGGGTTCTTCAAATCTTGCCCAGCACTGGGCGTTTAGCTCCAAGAGAAGATTAAAGTGTAGAGTCAACAccaccaaagctccaaaaatcAAGTGCATTTTAGATTTCCAATCCTAATCAAACTCCTGAACCTAATCGAGCTCTAAAGTTTACTGAAACTCCACAAGCAAAATGCTTTTAATCAAGGTTTAGGGTTAAACTCTGCAGGCCTGAGGCTCTTCAGGACTCCTGGACTAGAGCTGCCCTTATGCCTTTAAGGTCATGTAACTGTTTGAGCTCACGTTCTTTTAAGGTGCTTTGTGGATGCCAAGGCTACGTCTTCCAGCTCCCGGTTCATGCCTCAAACCCAGTATGACAAGGTCCAGTTCCAGCTGGAGGCATTCATGTTCCAGGGGGGAAACAGTCATTCTGTATGTACTACGAGCATCAAGAGTTAATTTGAGTTTTTCCTGCTGCTTTGGGTTTGACCTAATTTTGAGTCTCTTGCAGATCTATATAACCTGTCTCTTGAAGGCCACTATTGCTGCTGTACCAAGTGATGCTGGACACAAGTCATGTTCCTTTGCCAATGGGTATGTTTATGCATTTTAAGAGCTTTTAGTTTAAGGTGCGGTGTTTAACTTGTGTCTCATTGCAGATGGTTTGCAGCTGATGGAAACCACCAGGTTTGCGGTTGTTGTGACTCAACATGTGGTCCTGATAGTGGAACTGCTGCTTTCAGTGGTAGGTAGCTGCTTTCAAAGTTGCTTTTGATGCTTTAAGTGCTGTATTTGACCTAGGTGTTTGCTTTTCTAGATGTTCAGTGGGAAGGCAAGGCCTCACTTGGTCCCCTAATGGTTCAAGAGCGTCACAAGACTTCAACTGGTTTTCAATAAACTTTAAGAAACCTATTCTTGCttccgggtttttttttttttttttttttttgacttaaaCATGTGTCTCTTAGTACTTGAGCTTTTAAAGGGTCACAAAACCCTAATTTGTTTTGTGCTCATTGGCTGCGTGGCTTGTATAGTACCACTCTACattagccgcgtttccactgtcgggccaaaagcgggcgtgctagtgcgtgccacggccagtcgcgtttccactgtcacttccggggcctgatcgtgcctcgtcggtgcttcctcagggccaatggcccgggtttttcggccctacgaaaaccttgggccagagcgggccagctggggcttgaggcgtggtcaaagtgaaaggcggagtgtgtctgcggtaagaaGCGCATTTCGCCGAATTACTAATACAGGGCTCTTCTAAgcatttgggccgaggacaatatacaacgccagtttgacggcgtctgcagaaacgaagatgtgataaaaataaaattttggacaaatgcaaataagatcctataaaaatgagatctgatgtataagtttatttacGTCGTCCAAAAATTCACCAACACACCATGATAACATAACATAcactgtatctgtacctaaataaaggcatacaaaattatactagaggtacaactgtgtagttatttttttttgaggtagtgtgtagataatgtgcaacattttgtttgatgtaataccaagttagacgaaagatttgtgtgtaggtcataaaaacaacgcttcttttcaagtgatttattaatgtaatatattacaaatattgctgctgcataaacaactgttgcaaagaacttcttgcatcagaacagacatcaccaacattacaaggcgtttctgcattcgctgtatccggcttccacatccctgtattgttctttttcgccttgcagctaacataagctttCGGTGTAAACGCCGCTGAGCCTCCGTCTTCGCATCttggtttcgctgcctcatcttccaccaagaaaacaccgaaaggagcaaacaaacagccgcttcaGCTGTCTTCGTTCGTTCGATGATCACACTACCGTGACTTATTTTCAATCttcccgctgaaaggggaggggtttcgtgacgtttgatccaaggaggtgtgtaaagggcgggctttaggtttgcgcagcgaggctactggctcgatagtggaaacgcagcttacttttggccttggtgcttgcgactcgaggccattagccccgcccggcacgctcttagcactggctcgcactggcctgacagtggaaaagcggctattggCTTGACTGCCCCTTTTAAGCATTAATGAGCAGTGTAATGTTATACATGACAAAGGACTCGTCTAATCCAATCTCTGCACCATGCTTTGCATGAGCTATCACAGTATTTATGCATTGGAAAGTAGCACTTGTTTACGTTAGCTGGCTTGCTGTTTCAGAGACATGGTTTGTGCCCTTCTTCATTGTAAAAGTTTTCGTTTCCCCACGATGAGACCAGAGCTGAAGTTTGGAGGTGTGCTGCTGGGTTGCGGAGTCCTACGAAAACAGCAAATTTGTCTGTAAGGAACATCTCAGTTGTTGTGTGtggggtgtgttttttttttttttttttgaattgggGACTTGTGGAAACCTGGTTTTGCGGATCATCTTTTGAAGAAAGACGCCAGCCCAGTTCCTTTCGATTCTGCCATCTGCACAAAAATGGTGTTTGATTTGCACATCTTATGTTATCGTGAACAACCCTCAGTTTTTATGATTTAGGCATGCTCAAAGTTTTTTGTTGAAGTATTTTAAATGTGCATGTAGTAATTTGTCTTTTTGCACTACTTGGTACAGTGTTGTTGCTAAATGTTCGTAAAACAATTGCAGTTGTCTTCTGGACGTATGttcgctcgcaattttgggccctatgacaaaatatgagtttgggccccccctaccacaccaaagcagatctctgggggcccctaaagggcatggTCCCTTAGAATCGTCCTAACTTATCCCCCCTTAGCGGCACCCCTgacactatctaaggggccgttcacatgtcgcgtcttttgcccGCTAAAGTCATTTCTTTAAATGTATGtcctccttaaagggatagttgacccaaaaatgaacattctatcatttactcacactcatgtatttctaaaaggtttttttttttttgccttataATGGAAAACAATGGGTTCCAATGCTGTTTGGtttccaacattcttcaaaattttGTGCTTCAGAAGAAATAAAAGTCAAACAGGTTTTGAATGCCATGATGAGTAAATGATCACACAATGTTATATTTTGGTGAACTTTTGACACAAAACAGTTCTGATATCATTCTAACCCTACtgctgttccaaacttgtatgacttactttcttctgtggaacacaaaaagagatttttttttttttttggttaatgtACAGTAAATGATTTATATCAGGGTCGGtaatgaacttttccattaagggggAATATTTGCCACCTTAAAttgatttccaggggcatttattacatttgtaagggcattttttaaataaaaaacacattttctttaatctcaaatacttaaatttacctAATTAATCAATATTAATcactaatcaatattttaaactgttatcAAGAACAGGCTTTTAAAGttgtatctaaattatacatgtaaaaactTAGCTCaaagggctgcaatattatgacaaaaagcaTTATTGTATATTATTGCTCTGTTTTAacataatgattattaatatcgatattgaaaacaatataaaatgtttttgtttcattttggacACGACACATTCTTGGTCCATGACGTTAGCcaagtctagcacaagttatgcaaaaactttGTTATAACTACTGAAGCTACTTAATTAATCTGTTATTTACATTGTATCTGCattgtgttgtttatgatgagagaATTTGTGCACTCAcagactaatctaagcgcatctgattggccaacacattcctaagttcaacagaaacatGTTTGATTGGTTAGTAGACTCAACTCTGCACAAAACACTGTGTAAAGCACTTTAATTTCGCACTAATTGAATtgtcacttttcattcatttacaaatttaattttaatcttaACAGCCATAATGCGTTGtttaattatgcatttttttggccctttgtcttgaatttatggggcattttGTTCAATTTGGTCGCATTTTTGCCATAAGTTAATTTCCGACCCTGATTGATATTTTCTGTGCAATTTCGATGAATAGGCACTGGAATgttcaagcttcaaaaaggatACAAAGATATATACAAAAAATAGCATCAAACATCCATGTGACTGAAATTTCTTAAGCCTTACAGTCTTACTCTCCTACAGTTTCTATTTTAAATCCCTACATGCCtcgatttttttaaagcaaggtTTTGATTCGTTCATCACACAAACTATTGTATAGCTTCATAAGAACTGGAATAATATTATTTCAATATAGCTTCAGCTTCATCCTTCAGGCTGTCAGGAAACTCAACTCTCTCCctgctctgcccccactcccatcttctgccccacaaactttctgaactgacacacatacacactgacctgcaccagtcactttgcgcagcattggtctgccaactacctcacactactcataagactgttacaagactgctctgacacttttacatttttacacacaagctctgttgcactatattgtttacatggtttgcactctctaccatgtgcccttacttgtatattgtatttttcatttttatacattatatgtttatttgtacttattcgtattttttcactgtatttaatgttactgtttgtatttaatgttactgtttgtatttaatgtctgCACCataggtctgagagtaacgcaatttcaattctctgtatgtcctgtacatgtggcagaattgacaataaagttgactttgactttgactctttaggaccaatgttgtcactGAGAATTGGGAGTACATCTAGTGACTTAATGCTCAAGCTCACATTAAGTTTTTTCAGGTGCTTTGCGGGTGCCAAGTCTACGTCTTCCATTTCCCGCTTCATGCCTCAAACCCATGGATGGGTGCCGTTCATGTTCCAGGAAGGGTACAGTCATTCTGTTTGTACTACAAGAATTAGAAGTTAATAATCTGTGGAACCTCTTGCATATCTACATCTGTCTTTTAAAGGCCACTATTGTTTCTAAACCTAGTGATGCTGGACACAAGTCATGTTCTTTTGCCAATAGGTATGTTTATGCAATTTTAAGACATAGTTTTGAATGCGCAGTGTTTAATTTGTGTCTCATTGCAGATGGTTTGCAGCTGATGGGAACCAGCAGGTTTGTGGTCATTGTGACTCAACATGGTCCTGATAGTGGTAGATAGCTGCTTTCAAAATTTGCTTTTGATGCTTCAAGTGCTGTACTGGACCTAGGTGTTTGCTTTTCCAGGTGCAAAGCCTCACTTGGTCCCCTAATGGTTCAAGAGCAATGAAAGACTTctggttttcaataaatttgttAAACCTGTTCTCGTTTCCAGTTTGTTTTTTCTCATTTGCTAATAGATAAACTCTCCAGGTCCGGAGGAGACTCAAGTGTAATCAATTAAGCTGAAAGGGGAGGAGCCATCCTAATTCAAAGCTGTATAAAAGGCAAAGTCAAGCACTGGTGAGTATTAGGGCATTGCTTCCAAGTTTGTTAGGATGGCATTCCTGCAAGGTGTGTTAGTGCTGGCTGTGATTGTTGTATTTGATCTGAGCAATGCACAGGGAAGTTTGACGTACCGTCAAAGTCCAAGGAGCATGAGCTCAGAATCACATCTGGCTTCCGGAGGTCCTGCTGTTTCTCCTCGAGGACTCTGGAACCCTATGGGAATGACCTCTGCCTTGCAGAGTCCTTTTGGAGTTCAGGAGAAGCAGCTGATGCAGGGTCCAGTCAAGCCTCTGGATTGGAGGTTTCCAGTTGTTCCAGAGGTTCAGAGTGAGTTGGCAGTGGATTTCCAGATCAGGCAACCCGTGACTCCCAGTAGCGTAGCTGTTCAATGCAGTGAGAGTAGTGTTCATGTGGAGGTACAGCAGGACTTGTTTAGCAATGGTCACCTCATCCAGCCATCTGATTTGTCTTTGGGAGGGTGTTCTGTTGTCGGTCAGGTTCCAGGATCTAGGGTGCTCTTCTTTGAGTATGAACTACAGAACTGCAACAGTGTGCTGATGGTAAGAACTTGTGACTCTATGAATGTCCATTAAACCCTTAAATGTAGATTTCTTCACTCTGAGTTTGGttctttaagaactgttcactgaaaggttccttGGAACCCAAAATGAGTATTCTGTGGCATAACCTCAAGAGCATGGCTGAGTTGAATGCTCTTGGTAACAACTTCCATCTCTTACAGGTAACTGAGGATGAGCTTGTCTACACGTTCTCTCTTACCTACGCTCCTGAGGCACTTGCTGGCACTCCAATTACCCGTGCCGATGGCGCGATTGTTGGCGTTCAATGCCACTATCAAAGGTAAGTGACCCTTTAAGT harbors:
- the LOC141288487 gene encoding zona pellucida sperm-binding protein 3-like, which encodes MAFLQGVLVLAVIVVFDLSNAQGSLTYRQSPRSMSSESHLASGGPAVSPRGLWNPMGMTSALQSPFGVQEKQLMQGPVKPLDWRFPVVPEVQSELAVDFQIRQPVTPSSVAVQCSESSVHVEVQQDLFSNGHLIQPSDLSLGGCSVVGQVPGSRVLFFEYELQNCNSVLMVTEDELVYTFSLTYAPEALAGTPITRADGAIVGVQCHYQRLQNVSSDALVPTWVPYASKEVGEDVLLFSLKIMLDDWSYERPSNYYFLGNVFNIEASVKVYNHVPLRVFVDSCVATQVPDVNSLPRYAFIDNHGCFVDAKATSSSSRFMPQTQYDKVQFQLEAFMFQGGNSHSIYITCLLKATIAAVPSDAGHKSCSFANGWFAADGNHQVCGCCDSTCGPDSGTAAFSDVQWEGKASLGPLMVQERHKTSTGFQ